A region from the Fusarium musae strain F31 chromosome 1, whole genome shotgun sequence genome encodes:
- a CDS encoding hypothetical protein (EggNog:ENOG41) — protein MSTIQQLKNFIRHGKQARAAAPEESPRKTEQQQAPTVQHKTASDPSNTNYARAQEPGNEYGDDDYSRSKSKKRVDDEKLAKLIAEENASKSKFPRYPGLERWELVDKMGDGAFSNVYRARDTTGQQGEVAIKVVRKYEMNSMQRSNILKEVQIMRQLDHPNIIKLVEFSESRQYYYIILELAPGGELFHQIVRLTYFSEELSRHVIVQVAKALEYLHEEKGVVHRDIKPENILFEPIPMVPSKHPKPKQPGDEDKVDEGEFIPGQGAGGIGRIKIADFGLSKIVWDNQTMTPCGTVGYTAPEIVKDERYSKSVDMWALGCVLYTLLCGFPPFYDESIEVLTEKVAKGQYTFLSPWWDEISKSAQDLISHLLTVDPEKRFTITEFLAHPWIAGNGPTPRDEMKKSDGMLRAFDATKFEESGKRYDFRSPGAVNLREVFDVGYAVHRQEEEGKRRAQIGPKGTPARFLGGLNEEDEDDDVMQIDGQDNTGAKPNAATQALEQSMRKANIRDQEQQQQSRGRERERAERGYGQHSATVAAAARQQVRERNRQRGAFELNLDNATLLGKRNKKVPVMGV, from the exons ATGTCTACCATTCAGCAACTCAAGAACTTTATCCGGCACG GCAAGCAAGCTCGTGCCGCTGCTCCTGAAGAGTCTCCACGCAAGACAGAACAGCAACAGGCGCCCACAGTCCAGCACAAGACAGCATCAGATCCCAGTAATACCAACTACGCAAGGGCACAGGAGCCCGGAAACGAATATGGCGATGACGATTACTCACgcagcaagagcaagaagcgcgtcgatgatgagaagctcgCCAAGCTCATTGCTGAGGAGAATGCCAGCAAGAGCAAATTCCCTCGTTACCCCGGCCTCGAGCGTTGGGAACTCGTCGACAAGATGGGTGACGGTGCCTTCAGCAATGTTTACCGTGCCCGCGACACAACAGGACAGCAAGGCGAGGTCGCCATCAAAGTAGTACGCAAGTACGAGATGAACAGTATGCAG CGATCAAATATCTTGAAGGAGGTCCAGATTATGCGCCAACTTGACCACCCCAATATTATCAAGCTCGTCGAATTCTCCGAATCGAGGCAATATTATTACATCATTCTGGAGCTAGCCCCTGGTGGTGAACTTTTCCACCAGATCGTCCGCTTGACATATTTTAGCGAGGAGCTTTCTCGACACGTCATTGTTCAAGTGGCTAAGGCTCTTGAATATCTCCACGAGGAGAAGGGTGTTGTTCATCG TGACATCAAGCCCGAGAACATTCTGTTTGAGCCCATTCCTATGGTGCCCTCTAAGCACCCGAAGCCTAAGCAGCCCGGCGATGAGGACAAGGTTGACGAGGGCGAGTTCATTCCCGGCCAAGGTGCCGGTGGTATCGGTCGCATCAAGATCGCCGATTTTGGTCTCTCCAAGATTGTTTGGGATAACCAGACAATGACGCCTTGCGGAACTGTTGGCTACACAGCGCCTGAGATCGTAAAGGACGAGCGATACTCCAAGTCTGTCGATATGTGGGCGCTAGGATGTGTGCTATACACTCTGCTTTGCGGTTTCCCACCATTCTACGATGAGAGTATCGAGGTGCTCACTGAGAAAGTTGCCAAGGGCCAGTACACTTTCCTGTCTCCATGGTGGGACGAGATCTCAAAGTCTGCCCAGGATCTTATCAGCCATCTCTTGACTGTGGATCCTGAGAAGCGATTTACGATTACCGAGTTCCTCGCTCACCCATGGATTGCCGGAAACGGACCTACTCcccgagatgagatgaagaagtctgATGGTATGCTCCGGGCCTTTGATGCTACGAAATTCGAAGAGTCTGGCAAGCGATACGACTTCCGATCTCCTGGCGCTGTTAACCTGCGTGAGGTCTTCGATGTCGGTTATGCTGTCCATcgtcaggaggaagagggcaaGCGAAGGGCGCAGATTGGCCCCAAGGGCACACCAGCACGCTTCCTCGGTGGCCTCaacgaggaagatgaagacgatgatgtcaTGCAGATCGATGGTCAAGATAACACCGGTGCCAAGCCCAACGCAGCGACTCAGGCCCTTGAGCAAAGTATGCGAAAGGCCAACATCCGAGATCaagagcaacagcaacaatctCGGGGTCGTGAGCGGGAGCGTGCTGAGAGAGGTTACGGTCAACATTCGGCAACAGTCGCCGCGGCTGCTCGACAGCAGGTACGTGAACGCAATCGCCAGCGAGGAGCATTCGagctcaaccttgacaaCGCTACCCTCCTGGGTAAGCGAAACAAGAAGGTTCCTGTCATGGGGGTATAG
- the RPD3 gene encoding histone deacetylase: MGDDIRVELGSVALNGSSPKKVAYFYDSDIGNYAYVTGHPMKPHRIRLAHSLIMQYNLYQKMEIYRAKPATRGEMTQFHTDDYIDFLQKVTPDNMDSFMREQGKYNVGDDCPVFDGLFEFCGISAGGSMEGAARLNRQKCDIAINWAGGLHHAKKCEASGFCYVNDIVLGILELLRFKKRVLYIDIDVHHGDGVEEAFYTTDRVMTVSFHKYGEYFPGTGELRDTGIGQGKNYAVNFPLRDGITDVSYKSIFQPVIENVMKYYQPEAVVLQCGGDSLSGDRLGCFNLSMDGHANCVNYVKSFNLPTLVLGGGGYTMRNVARTWAFETGVLVGKEMDRTLPYNEYYEYYAPDFELNVRSSNMENSNSREYLEKITASVIDNLRQTGPAPSVQLQDVPRKPFGGMTDEEEAELDDLDEDENKDVRMTEHRWDKHVEHDNEFEASDDDEMARAHGATRQNGNKRTFTDYRKGEMDVDNADAPPAKVTNGASADEPAEEQAGDDVNDVNDDTIDDISAPAPAEKEAPPKESEKPDEPAKEPEASKVDGDGDVGMEDSAAPEETTIKKEEVEPEAPAEPSAPTEKASKDEPVAQEATESTTKEPTTEPKSTEETSDKPAAAPEKAQSEQPDDAMDVDTEKDKPEPPVEKSKSPVN, encoded by the exons ATGGGCGACGATATACGTGTCGAGCTCGGCTCGGTTGCGCTCAATGGCTCATCCCCCAAGAAGGTCGCTTACTTTTACGATTCCGACATTGGTAACTATGCTTATGTTACTGGTCATCCCATGAAGCCTCATCGCATTCGGTTGGCGCATAGCTTGATTATGCAGTACAACCTCTAccagaagatggagatataC CGCGCAAAGCCTGCGACTCGAGGCGAAATGACCCAATTCCATACCGACGACTACATCGATTTCTTACAAAAGGTCACACCAGACAACATGGACAGCTTCATGAGAGAGCAAGGAAAATACAACGTCGGTGACGATTGTCCCGTTTTCGATGGTCTATTCGAGTTCTGTGGTATCAGTGCAGGTGGTAGTATGGAGGGTGCCGCGCGACTGAATCGCCAAAAGTGCGACATCGCCATCAACTGGGCTGGTGGTCTTCACCACGCCAAGAAGTGCGAGGCCAGTGGTTTCTGCTACGTCAACG ACATTGTCCTCGGTATTCTCGAACTCCTTCGATTCAAAAAGCGGGTCCTTTACATCGACATTGACGTGCatcatggtgatggtgttgaggaggcTTTCTACACCACCGACCGTGTCATGACGGTTTCTTTCCACAAGTACGGAGAGTACTTCCCCGGCACCGGTGAACTTCGAGACACTGGTATTGGACAAGGAAAAAACTATGCTGTCAACTTTCCCCTTCGAGATGGTATCACCGATGTGTCCTACAAGTCCATCTTCCAGCCTGTCATTGAGAACGTCATGAAGTACTACCAGCCCGAGGCTGTTGTTCTCCAATGCGGTGGCGACAGTCTGTCTGGCGATCGACTCGGTTGCTTCAATCTGAGTATGGACGGCCACGCCAACTGTGTTAACTATGTCAAGAGCTTTAATCTCCCGACTCTTGTTCTCGGTGGAGGTGGCTACACAATGCGCAACGTCGCTCGAACTTGGGCTTTCGAGACTGGTGTTCTTGTGGGCAAGGAGATGGACCGAACCCTGCCCTACAACGAATACTACGAA TACTATGCTCCCGATTTTGAGCTGAATGTGCGATCCTCCAACATGGAGAACTCCAACAGCCGAGAGTACCTCGAGAAGATCACTGCTTCAGTCATCGACAACCTTCGACAAACCGGACCTGCTCCTTCAGTACAGTTGCAAGACGTACCCCGAAAGCCCTTCGGCGGTAtgactgatgaggaggaggccgagttggatgaccttgatgaggatgagaacaaggatgTTCGCATGACCGAACATCGTTGGGACAAGCATGTTGAACACGACAACGAGTTTGAAGCcagtgacgacgatgagatggCTCGGGCGCATGGTGCTACGCGCCAGAATGGTAACAAGCGCACATTTACCGATTATCGCAAGGGGGAAATGGATGTCGATAATGCCGATGCTCCTCCTGCCAAGGTAACTAACGGTGCCTCCGCTGACGAACCTGCTGAGGAGCAAGCTGGCGACGATGTGAACGATGTGAACGACGATACTATCGACGACATCTCGGCCCCGGCCCCAGCCGAGAAGGAGGCTCCACCCAAGGAGAGCGAGAAGCCTGACGAGCCCGCCAAGGAACCTGAAGCTAGTAAAGTGGATGGAGACGGTGATGTTGGCATGGAGGACTCGGCGGCTCCAGAGGAGACAACaatcaagaaggaagaggtcGAGCCTGAGGCACCCGCAGAGCCTTCAGCGCCTACCGAGAAGGCCTCAAAGGATGAGCCTGTTGCCCAAGAGGCCACCGAATCCACTACCAAGGAGCCCACCACAGAACCCAAAAGTACCGAAGAGACCTCAGATAAGCCTGCAGCGGCACCGGAAAAGGCTCAGAGCGAACAACCCGACGATGCTATGGACGTCGATACGGAGAAGGATAAACCAGAGCCACCTgtcgagaagagcaagagccCTGTAAACTAG
- the RPN11 gene encoding multicatalytic endopeptidase (BUSCO:EOG09263QB7~MEROPS:MER0022005) — MERFRSLLGGGGMGLGGAAHGTDNTNLIDNSETVYISSLALLKMLRHGRAGVPMEVMGLMLGEFVDDFTVKVMDVFAMPQSGTGVSVEAVDPVFQTKMMDMLRQTGRPESVVGWYHSHPGFGCWLSSVDINTQQSFEQLNPRAVAVVIDPIQSVKGKVVIDAFRLINPQLLMLGQEPRQSTSNLGHLNKPSIQALIHGLNRHYYSIGINYRKTALEENMLMNLHKHVWTEALEMDDFRHEGCKNKDRLQQLVSLADGYEKRVKEETELTKDQLKTRYVGKLDPKKHLEDVGQELIEDNIVSVSRQMIDKEATMPRKEGQAGSKGQVNGEQMDVEEEL; from the exons ATGGAGCGCTTCAGGAGTTTACTTGGTGGCGGTGGAATGGGCCTTGGAGGAGCTGCACACGGCACT GATAACACAAACCTGATTGACAACTCCGAAACGGTCTATATCTCTTCCCTTGCCCTACTCAAAATGCTTCGACACGGTCGCGCAGGTGTGCCCATGGAAGTCATGGGTCTGATGCTTGGCGAGTTTGTGGATGACTTCACTGTAAAGGTTATGGACGTGTTTGCCATGCCACAGAGCGGTACCGGTGTCAGTGTCGAGGCTGTGGACCCCGTTTTCCAGACCAAGATGATGGACATGCTTAGGCAAACAGGAAG ACCTGAGTCGGTCGTCGGATGGTACCACTCGCATCCCGGTTTCGGTTGCTGGCTTTCTTCCGTTGATATCAACACACAGCAGTCATTCGAGCAACTGAACCCCCGCGCCGTTGCCGTCGTCATTGATCCTATCCAGTCCGTGAAGGGCAAAGTCGTTATTGACGCTTTCCGACTCATCAACCCCCAGCTCTTGATGCTTGGACAAGAGCCCCGACAGAGTACTAGCAACTTGGGTCACCTCAACAAGCCCTCGATCCAGGCTCTCATCCACGGCTTGAACCGACACTACTACTCGATTGGAATCAACTACCGCAAGACCGCGCTCGAAGAGAACATGCTCATGAACCTGCACAAGCACGTTTGGACCGAAGCTCTGGAGATGGACGACTTCCGACATGAGGGttgcaagaacaaggacagaCTGCAACAGCTGGTCTCATTGGCGGATGGCTACGAGAAGCGCGTAAAGGAGGAGACTGAGCTGACTAAGGATCAGCTCAAGACTCGCTACGTTGGCAAGTTGGATCCCAAGAAGCATCTCGAGGATGTTGGCCAGGAGCTCATTGAGGACAACATTGTCTCTGTGTCGAGACAAATGATCGACAAGGAGGCCACCATGCCCAGGAAGGAGGGGCAAGCAGGGTCCAAGGGGCAAGTGAACGGCGAACAAATGGACGTGGAAGAGGAGTTATAA
- a CDS encoding hypothetical protein (EggNog:ENOG41) has product MIAFMLIVSLLLALATANTTANAITCAKGAHLVVARGSLEPQGPGAMGVLAEEILKLIPGSDMEALVYPALYADSEGFPSSLSQPAYITDNIAAIIAMGDPSLTEGQPFLVGTSEGSGIFPRKLPIGCNAIASKTVSICDKGDPYCEASGKDLSVHLSYIKNYGEFTVGHVVKAWKSRN; this is encoded by the exons ATGATTGCCTTCATGCTCATCGTGAGCCTCCTCCTGGCTCTGGCTACAGCCAACACCACTGCCAACGCTATCACCTGCGCCAAGGGCGCTCATCTCGTCGTTGCCCGCGGCAGCCTCGAGCCTCAGGGCCCTGGTGCGATGGGGGTCCTCGCTGAGGAAATCCTCAAGCTTATCCCTGGGTCTGACATGGAGGCCCTCGTCTATCCTGCCCTGTATGCTGA CTCCGAAGGTTTTCCCAGCTCCCTTTCTCAGCCAGCCTATATCACCGACAACA TTGCCGCCATCATTGCCATGGGTGATCCAAGTCTCACCGAAGGGCAGCCATTCCTTGTCGGAACGAGTGAAGGCAGTGGT atcttccCACGTAAACTTCCCATCGGCTGCAATGCCATCGCTAGCAAGACCGTCTCCATCTGCGACAAGGGCGACCCGTACTGCGAGGCCAGTGGTAAGGATCTCTCCGTACACTTGAGCTATATCAAGAACTACGGAGAGTTCACCGTCGGCCATGTAGTCAAGGCGTGGAAGTCCCGTAACTGA
- a CDS encoding hypothetical protein (EggNog:ENOG41), whose protein sequence is MPSLEDMLQAPDATVRAILRALCQDIDTRSRARSYFETLEAVNDSSDTRKRKAEDELSICVQCDEAFYINDNNDKDACCYHWGELEVDYDADIWADHDENCHGTIDTESMRAEYPEGFVWNCCDKPGDEDGCYHGRHEADPTKSRRASGEEPSDMEDYNDDDDV, encoded by the exons ATGCCTTCGTTGGAAGACATGTTACAAGCGCCAGACGCTACAGTCCGTGCCATTCTCCGAGCTCTGTGCCAAGATATTGACACCCGATCCCGTGCACGCAGCTACTTTGAGACCTTAGAAGCTGTCAATGATTCTTCCGACACCCGCAAACGCAAAGCGGAGGATGAGCTTAGCATCTGTGTCCAATGTGACGAGGCCTTTTACATAAACGATAACAATGATAAAGATGCTTGTTGCTACCATTGGG gagagcttgaggttgACTATGATGCCGATATTTGGGCAGACCACGATGAGAATTGTCACGGGACTATAGACACAGAGTCAATGCGCGCGGAATACCCCGAAGGGTTTGTTTGGAATTGCTGTGATAAACctggcgatgaggatggctgTTACCATGGGCGGCATGAAGCTGATCCAACTAAGTCAAGGAGAGCGTCGGGCGAAGAGCCAAGTGACATGGAGGATTAtaacgacgacgatgatgtttAG